Proteins encoded within one genomic window of Nonomuraea gerenzanensis:
- the sigE gene encoding RNA polymerase sigma factor SigE — MTVAVVPERGVLVDESDHQTDTPVSSDWTPPTWEEVVRTHSARVYRLAYRLTGNVHDAEDLTQEVFVRVFRSLSSYTPGTFEGWLHRITTNLFLDMARRKQRIRFEGLADDAAERLRGREPSPAQAFDDAHLEPDIQAALDALAPEFRAAIVLCDIEGLSYEEIAATLGVKLGTVRSRIHRGRAQLREALDHRAPRNTQLPPTVIRGEEV, encoded by the coding sequence ATGACGGTAGCGGTGGTCCCAGAGAGAGGAGTTCTGGTGGACGAAAGCGACCACCAGACCGATACTCCCGTGTCGTCTGATTGGACTCCTCCGACGTGGGAGGAGGTCGTGCGGACGCACTCCGCACGTGTGTATCGGCTGGCGTACCGGCTGACCGGCAATGTCCACGATGCCGAGGACCTCACACAGGAGGTCTTCGTCCGGGTTTTCAGGTCGCTGTCGAGCTACACCCCCGGCACGTTCGAGGGGTGGCTGCACCGGATCACGACCAACTTGTTCCTCGACATGGCGCGGCGCAAGCAGCGCATCAGGTTCGAGGGGCTCGCTGACGACGCGGCCGAGCGGCTGCGCGGCCGTGAGCCGTCTCCGGCGCAGGCGTTCGACGACGCCCACCTGGAGCCCGACATCCAGGCCGCCCTCGACGCGCTCGCCCCCGAGTTCCGGGCCGCGATCGTGCTGTGTGACATCGAGGGCCTGTCTTACGAGGAGATCGCGGCCACGCTCGGCGTCAAGCTGGGTACGGTCCGAAGCCGTATTCACCGTGGCCGGGCGCAGTTGCGGGAGGCTCTCGACCACAGAGCACCCCGTAATACTCAACTCCCCCCGACCGTGATCCGTGGGGAGGAAGTCTGA
- a CDS encoding Mrp/NBP35 family ATP-binding protein, producing the protein MAPTQELVTAALSTVIDPEIRRPITDLDMVKNIEIAPDGAVRVGVYLTVAGCPMKDTISRDVTTAVSKVEGVTGVQIELDVMSAEQRKTLQTKLRGDRGPEKEIPFNQPGSLTRVFAVASGKGGVGKSSVTVNLAAAMAASGLKVGIVDADIYGHSIPRMLGAAERPTKVEDMIMPPVAHDIKVISVGMFKPPGNTPVVWRGPMLDRALHQFLADVYWGDLDVLLLDLPPGTGDIAISVAQRLPGAEILVVTTPQMAAAEVAERAGSIAAQTHQQIAGVIENMAWLPCPHCDERIAVFGEGGGQTVADALTRTLGARVPLLGQVPIDMRLREGGDEGKPLVLTDPDSPAAAELRNIAAGLSKRSSSLKGLQLGLAPRR; encoded by the coding sequence ATGGCACCAACCCAGGAACTCGTGACGGCGGCACTGTCCACCGTCATCGACCCCGAGATCCGTCGTCCTATCACGGACCTCGACATGGTCAAGAACATCGAGATCGCTCCCGACGGGGCGGTGCGCGTAGGCGTCTACCTCACCGTGGCCGGGTGTCCGATGAAAGACACCATCAGCCGCGACGTCACCACCGCCGTCTCCAAGGTGGAAGGTGTGACGGGCGTCCAGATCGAGCTCGACGTCATGAGTGCCGAGCAGCGCAAGACGCTGCAGACGAAGCTCCGTGGCGACCGCGGGCCCGAGAAGGAGATCCCGTTCAACCAGCCGGGCTCGCTGACCCGCGTCTTCGCGGTGGCCAGCGGCAAGGGCGGGGTCGGCAAGTCCTCCGTCACGGTCAACCTGGCCGCCGCCATGGCCGCCAGTGGCCTGAAGGTGGGCATCGTCGACGCCGACATCTACGGTCACAGCATCCCTCGCATGCTGGGCGCCGCCGAGCGCCCCACCAAGGTCGAGGACATGATCATGCCGCCGGTGGCGCACGACATCAAGGTCATCTCGGTGGGCATGTTCAAGCCGCCGGGCAACACGCCGGTGGTCTGGCGCGGGCCCATGCTCGACCGGGCGCTGCACCAGTTCCTGGCCGACGTCTACTGGGGCGATCTCGACGTGCTGCTGCTCGACCTGCCGCCGGGCACGGGCGACATCGCCATCTCGGTGGCGCAGCGGCTGCCGGGCGCGGAGATCCTCGTGGTGACCACGCCGCAGATGGCCGCCGCCGAGGTGGCCGAGCGGGCGGGCTCGATCGCCGCCCAGACCCACCAGCAGATCGCCGGCGTCATCGAGAACATGGCCTGGCTGCCCTGCCCGCACTGCGACGAGCGCATCGCCGTCTTCGGCGAGGGCGGCGGCCAGACGGTGGCCGACGCGCTGACCCGCACGCTCGGCGCGCGCGTGCCGCTGCTCGGCCAGGTGCCGATCGACATGCGCCTGCGCGAGGGCGGCGACGAGGGCAAGCCGCTGGTCCTCACCGACCCCGACTCGCCGGCCGCCGCGGAGCTCAGGAACATCGCGGCCGGGCTGAGCAAGCGCTCCTCCAGCCTGAAGGGCCTCCAGCTCGGCCTGGCGCCGCGCCGCTGA
- a CDS encoding EamA family transporter, whose amino-acid sequence MRYAGLALAFVSSCCFAFSGPMAKYLIAAGLAPIEAVWTRMAGAGLLLLAVLAVVRPRALRIPGPRLPFFALYAVMAVAGVQALYFVAITRLPVGIALLLEFMAPVMVVAWVRVIRKVRLARAAYVGAVVAVLGLGIVVEAWQGLRLDALGLLLGLLAGACCAGYFLMNDSFGDDVDPLGLIAWGMAGAAVVLIPFARPWNIPWDAFTVTAAPEGGLRLPVLGAYLWMVLIATVIAYILGVNAVRRLSAAVGATVASLEVIGGAIVAWALVGETLGVFQIVGGLLVLSGALLAQTATSGDQPQAAEQPEAVTAAG is encoded by the coding sequence ATGAGGTATGCGGGGCTCGCGCTGGCGTTCGTCTCCTCGTGTTGTTTCGCGTTCTCCGGCCCGATGGCCAAGTACCTCATCGCCGCCGGGCTGGCGCCGATCGAGGCCGTCTGGACGCGGATGGCGGGCGCGGGGCTGCTGCTCCTGGCCGTGCTGGCCGTCGTCAGGCCGCGGGCGCTGCGCATCCCCGGGCCCAGGCTGCCGTTCTTCGCGCTGTACGCGGTCATGGCCGTGGCCGGGGTGCAGGCGCTGTACTTCGTGGCGATCACGCGGCTGCCGGTGGGGATCGCGTTGCTGCTGGAGTTCATGGCGCCGGTGATGGTGGTGGCCTGGGTGCGGGTCATCCGCAAGGTACGGCTCGCGCGCGCCGCGTACGTGGGCGCCGTCGTCGCGGTCCTCGGCCTCGGCATCGTCGTGGAGGCCTGGCAGGGCCTCCGCCTGGACGCGCTGGGCCTGCTGCTCGGGCTGCTGGCCGGAGCGTGTTGCGCCGGATATTTCCTGATGAACGATAGCTTCGGCGACGACGTCGATCCCCTCGGCCTGATCGCCTGGGGCATGGCGGGGGCGGCCGTGGTGCTGATCCCGTTCGCCCGGCCGTGGAACATCCCGTGGGACGCCTTCACGGTCACCGCCGCGCCGGAGGGCGGGCTGCGGCTGCCGGTGCTGGGGGCCTACCTGTGGATGGTGCTGATCGCCACCGTGATCGCGTACATCCTGGGGGTCAACGCGGTGCGGCGGCTGTCGGCCGCGGTGGGCGCCACCGTCGCGTCGCTGGAGGTCATCGGCGGCGCCATCGTCGCCTGGGCCCTGGTCGGCGAGACGCTCGGCGTCTTCCAGATCGTGGGCGGCCTGCTCGTGCTCTCGGGCGCGCTGCTCGCCCAGACCGCCACCTCCGGCGATCAGCCGCAGGCGGCGGAGCAGCCGGAGGCGGTCACCGCCGCGGGATGA
- a CDS encoding MarR family winged helix-turn-helix transcriptional regulator, producing the protein MTLLRDESLTAEELAVWRMVQRAQVRVTRHLESELLVAHDLPLASYEVLMQLAEAPHRRLRMNDLADRVLLSRSGLTRLIDRLQRDGLAAREACADDARGLFAVLTERGAARLAEATPTYLRGIRRQFLDMLGAGELAQVRRLLTRLEDELSAPRRAPAP; encoded by the coding sequence GTGACTCTTCTGCGCGACGAGAGCCTGACCGCCGAGGAACTGGCGGTCTGGCGCATGGTGCAGCGTGCGCAGGTGCGCGTCACGCGCCATCTGGAGAGCGAGCTGCTCGTCGCGCACGACCTGCCGCTGGCCTCGTACGAGGTGCTCATGCAGCTCGCCGAGGCCCCGCACCGGCGGCTGCGCATGAACGACCTGGCCGACCGCGTCCTGCTCTCGCGCAGCGGCCTGACCAGGCTCATCGACCGGCTCCAGCGCGACGGCCTGGCGGCGCGCGAGGCGTGCGCCGACGACGCCCGCGGCCTGTTCGCGGTGCTGACGGAGCGCGGCGCGGCCCGGCTGGCCGAGGCCACGCCGACCTACCTGCGCGGCATCAGGAGGCAGTTCCTCGACATGCTCGGCGCGGGGGAGCTGGCCCAGGTGCGCCGCCTGCTGACCAGACTGGAGGACGAGCTCAGCGCGCCGCGTCGCGCCCCGGCTCCCTGA
- a CDS encoding trypsin-like peptidase domain-containing protein, which produces MTDETRSTEGRTPSDSPEPQGRPDFLPADDRPEQDGRRPEPPASFGTTWGDPSGRAEGYGSPPYESRSYESPYGSPYGPSQGSSPGSPQGSPQGSSQGTSPGPASGESSPRNGSYGAPGPGQDNPTQTGPQYGTPSFGPPDGRPAFGAPEAATRSYDSGPSFGPPDTGTRSYDSGPSFGPPDAAARSHDSGPSFGPPEGGARPDNGTRVYDSPFFGAPDSGARSYEGPPFGGSPGYGGPTGGPTGGQAGGPAQPPPPRQALGMGPGWAPPPPGGAGAAKRGPSTGLLVAMAVVIALVASLFGSVGTYLLTRPSSGNDPSYSLGPLPTGATNREPDSVAGVAARVLPSVVSLEVGNGSNTEGASGSGFLIKNGYVVTNNHVVALAANGGEIRIMFNNRKTTTARIIGRDPGSDLAVVKPEETFGTPEITLGNSDQVVVGDPVIAIGSPLGLTGTVTTGIVSSLNRPVIAGDETGTSSEEPAYISAIQTDAAINPGNSGGPLVNGRGEVVGVNSAIATLGRSMSSQSGSIGLGFAIPVNQTRRVAEELITTGKAKRPKIGIVLDKDYKGQGVRIASEPAGGQQPVTKGGPADQAGLQAGDVILEIDGLALQDGNELIALIRSKTPGSKINIKYQRAGQERTATLTVVAEDEPTPSPS; this is translated from the coding sequence ATGACCGACGAGACGCGGTCCACCGAAGGACGCACACCGTCGGACTCCCCCGAGCCACAGGGGCGGCCGGATTTCCTACCCGCTGACGACAGGCCCGAACAGGACGGCAGGCGGCCCGAGCCGCCCGCCTCGTTCGGCACCACGTGGGGCGACCCGTCCGGGCGTGCCGAGGGCTATGGCTCGCCGCCTTACGAGTCCCGCTCGTACGAGTCGCCGTACGGCTCCCCGTACGGCCCGTCACAGGGCTCCTCACCGGGCTCTCCCCAGGGCTCTCCACAGGGCTCCTCGCAAGGCACATCGCCCGGTCCCGCATCCGGGGAGTCCTCGCCGCGCAACGGCTCCTACGGCGCGCCTGGTCCCGGCCAGGACAACCCCACGCAGACCGGCCCCCAGTACGGCACGCCCTCGTTCGGCCCGCCCGACGGCCGGCCCGCCTTCGGGGCGCCGGAGGCGGCGACGCGCTCGTACGACAGCGGCCCTTCCTTCGGCCCGCCTGACACGGGGACGCGCTCGTACGACAGCGGCCCTTCCTTCGGCCCGCCCGATGCGGCGGCCCGCTCGCACGACAGCGGCCCCTCCTTCGGCCCGCCCGAGGGCGGGGCGCGGCCCGACAACGGCACGCGCGTCTACGACAGCCCGTTCTTCGGCGCGCCGGACAGCGGCGCCCGCTCCTACGAAGGCCCGCCGTTCGGCGGCTCGCCGGGCTACGGCGGCCCGACCGGCGGCCCGACCGGCGGCCAGGCGGGCGGTCCCGCGCAGCCGCCGCCCCCGCGCCAGGCGCTCGGGATGGGCCCCGGCTGGGCGCCGCCGCCCCCCGGTGGCGCGGGTGCCGCCAAGCGGGGGCCGAGCACCGGTCTCCTGGTCGCCATGGCCGTGGTCATCGCCCTGGTGGCCTCCCTGTTCGGCAGCGTGGGCACGTACCTGCTGACCAGGCCCAGCAGCGGCAACGACCCCTCCTACAGCCTCGGCCCGCTCCCGACGGGAGCCACCAACCGCGAGCCCGACTCGGTCGCGGGCGTGGCCGCCCGGGTGCTGCCCAGCGTCGTCTCGCTGGAGGTCGGCAACGGCAGCAACACCGAGGGCGCGTCCGGCTCCGGCTTTCTGATCAAGAACGGCTACGTGGTCACGAACAACCACGTGGTCGCGCTGGCGGCCAACGGCGGCGAGATCCGGATCATGTTCAACAACCGCAAGACCACCACAGCCCGCATCATCGGCCGCGACCCCGGCTCGGACCTGGCGGTGGTCAAGCCGGAGGAGACGTTCGGCACGCCGGAGATCACCCTCGGCAACTCCGACCAGGTGGTGGTCGGCGACCCCGTCATCGCGATCGGCTCCCCGCTGGGCCTGACCGGCACGGTGACGACCGGCATCGTCAGCTCGCTCAACCGCCCGGTCATCGCCGGCGACGAGACGGGCACGAGCTCGGAGGAGCCGGCCTACATCAGCGCCATCCAGACCGACGCCGCCATCAACCCGGGCAACTCCGGCGGCCCGCTGGTGAACGGCAGGGGCGAGGTCGTGGGCGTGAACTCGGCCATCGCCACCCTGGGCCGTTCGATGAGCAGCCAGAGCGGCAGCATCGGCCTCGGCTTCGCCATCCCGGTCAACCAGACGCGGCGGGTGGCGGAAGAGCTGATCACGACCGGCAAGGCCAAGCGGCCCAAGATCGGCATCGTGCTGGACAAGGACTACAAGGGCCAGGGCGTCCGCATCGCCTCCGAGCCCGCCGGCGGCCAGCAGCCGGTCACCAAGGGCGGGCCCGCCGACCAGGCCGGGCTGCAGGCCGGTGACGTGATCCTGGAGATCGACGGGCTGGCGTTGCAGGACGGGAACGAGCTGATCGCCCTGATCCGCAGCAAGACGCCCGGCTCGAAGATCAACATCAAGTACCAGCGCGCCGGTCAGGAGCGCACCGCCACGCTCACCGTGGTCGCCGAGGACGAGCCCACCCCCTCGCCCTCCTGA
- a CDS encoding sec-independent translocase has translation MFGLGWMEIGALIVIALLVFGPERLPQAAAQAGKTLRNLRRMANNARDDLRAGLGPEFQNFDPADLNPRNFVRKHLLDDLEDDWNDNGKPRELEPVAAAPYPPEPVDELSYGELPPYDSEAT, from the coding sequence GTGTTCGGACTCGGGTGGATGGAGATCGGAGCGCTGATCGTCATCGCGCTGCTCGTCTTCGGTCCGGAAAGGCTGCCGCAGGCCGCTGCGCAGGCGGGCAAGACCCTGCGCAACCTGCGCCGGATGGCCAACAACGCGCGTGACGACCTGCGGGCGGGCCTGGGCCCCGAGTTCCAGAACTTCGACCCGGCCGACCTCAACCCGCGTAACTTCGTCCGCAAGCACCTGCTGGACGACCTCGAGGACGACTGGAACGACAACGGCAAGCCGCGCGAGCTGGAGCCCGTCGCCGCGGCCCCGTATCCGCCTGAGCCCGTCGACGAGCTGAGTTACGGGGAGCTGCCGCCCTACGACTCCGAAGCCACCTGA
- a CDS encoding DUF1003 domain-containing protein: MTTDRLDQPRDLRRTLRPHYDPEAFGRLSERIARFLGTARFLVYMTVFVVVWVVWNATVPEGWKFDPYPFIFLTLMLSLQASYAAPLILLAQNRQDDRDRIQYEQDREAAERNQAEIEYLTREIAGLRLALNEVATRDYLRAELGRLLEELREPGRDAAR, encoded by the coding sequence GTGACGACTGACCGTCTCGACCAACCCAGGGACCTGCGCCGCACGCTGCGCCCGCACTACGACCCGGAGGCGTTCGGCCGGCTGTCGGAGCGGATCGCCCGGTTCCTCGGCACCGCCAGGTTCCTGGTCTACATGACCGTGTTCGTCGTGGTCTGGGTCGTCTGGAACGCGACGGTGCCGGAGGGGTGGAAGTTCGACCCGTACCCGTTCATCTTCCTGACGCTGATGCTGTCGCTGCAGGCCAGCTATGCCGCGCCGCTGATCCTGCTGGCCCAGAACCGGCAGGACGACCGCGACCGCATCCAGTACGAGCAGGACCGCGAGGCCGCCGAGCGCAACCAGGCCGAGATCGAGTATCTGACCCGCGAGATCGCGGGCCTGCGCCTGGCGCTGAACGAGGTGGCCACCCGCGACTACCTGCGTGCCGAGCTGGGCCGGCTGCTGGAGGAGCTCAGGGAGCCGGGGCGCGACGCGGCGCGCTGA
- a CDS encoding anti-sigma factor gives MESVRALKSRLRSLDTPAMPADLTMSLLRMAEPGGPLPPRERPFPSRTFGGVPIPGPHTIAPLDNRPRRDSSGGASGPGRGGRRRSAYVAVGVVSAAVAIGTFFATTGIGQNNPAPPVELFQQQARTTPTNGSSTATP, from the coding sequence GTGGAGTCGGTTCGGGCGCTGAAGTCGCGCCTGCGCTCGCTCGACACCCCGGCGATGCCGGCGGACCTGACGATGTCCCTGCTCCGGATGGCGGAGCCGGGCGGGCCGCTGCCGCCGAGGGAGCGCCCTTTCCCCAGCCGTACCTTCGGGGGAGTGCCCATCCCCGGGCCGCACACGATCGCTCCCCTCGACAACCGCCCGCGCCGGGACTCCTCCGGTGGAGCCTCGGGCCCTGGTCGCGGTGGTAGGAGGCGATCGGCGTACGTGGCGGTCGGGGTGGTCTCGGCGGCCGTGGCGATCGGCACCTTCTTCGCGACCACCGGCATCGGGCAGAACAATCCGGCCCCGCCGGTCGAACTCTTCCAGCAGCAAGCCCGTACTACGCCTACGAACGGCTCGTCGACCGCCACTCCTTGA
- a CDS encoding magnesium transporter MgtE N-terminal domain-containing protein: MKIFVARLPGTPVFDPAGDQIGRVRDVVVGLRIGGRPRVHGLVVEVQPRRRVFLPITRVRRIEAGSVVFTGRLNMRRFEQRGTETLVIGQMLDLTVSVGGEPMTVYDVAMEELKPSAWEITKVAVYKGRRREPRTVSWAEVSGFDTLQKDQGAAGLIAAFESLRAADMASALHDLPTKRRIEIARALHDDRLADVLEELPPDDQIGILGTLEPERAADVLEEMGPDDAADLLHDLPAEQAAKLLALMEPGEAAPVRRLLTYPETSAGGVMTSEPVILPPTATVAEALAHIRQQDLTPAVASQVYVTRPPTETPTGAYLGVTHFQRLLREPPSTLLGGVLDPSIDPIRPDFTLRQVTYYLANYNLVAAPVVDELGRLVGAVTVDDVLDHMLPEDWRERADDRDD; encoded by the coding sequence GTGAAGATCTTCGTGGCCCGGCTCCCCGGGACCCCGGTCTTCGACCCGGCGGGAGACCAGATCGGCCGGGTCAGAGACGTCGTGGTCGGGCTGCGCATCGGCGGGCGCCCCCGGGTGCACGGCCTCGTGGTGGAGGTGCAGCCGCGCCGCCGGGTGTTCCTGCCCATCACCCGGGTACGCCGCATCGAGGCGGGATCCGTGGTCTTCACCGGGCGGCTGAACATGCGCAGGTTCGAGCAGCGAGGCACCGAGACGCTGGTCATCGGCCAGATGCTCGACCTCACCGTGAGCGTCGGCGGCGAGCCCATGACGGTCTACGACGTGGCCATGGAGGAGCTGAAGCCGTCCGCCTGGGAGATCACCAAGGTCGCCGTCTACAAGGGCAGGCGGCGCGAGCCGCGCACGGTGTCGTGGGCGGAGGTGTCGGGGTTCGACACGCTGCAGAAGGACCAGGGGGCGGCCGGGCTGATCGCCGCGTTCGAGTCGCTGCGCGCCGCCGACATGGCCAGCGCGCTGCACGACCTGCCGACCAAGCGGCGCATCGAGATCGCCCGCGCGCTGCACGACGACCGGCTGGCCGACGTGCTGGAGGAGCTGCCGCCCGACGACCAGATCGGCATCCTGGGCACGCTGGAGCCCGAGCGGGCGGCCGACGTGCTGGAGGAGATGGGGCCCGACGACGCCGCCGACCTGCTGCACGACCTGCCGGCGGAGCAGGCGGCGAAGCTGCTGGCACTGATGGAGCCCGGGGAGGCGGCGCCGGTGCGGCGGCTGCTGACCTACCCGGAGACCAGCGCGGGCGGCGTGATGACCAGCGAGCCGGTGATCCTGCCGCCCACGGCCACCGTGGCCGAGGCGCTGGCGCACATCAGGCAGCAGGACCTGACGCCCGCCGTGGCCTCGCAGGTCTACGTGACCCGGCCGCCGACCGAGACGCCGACGGGGGCCTACCTGGGGGTCACGCACTTCCAGCGGCTGCTGCGCGAGCCGCCGTCCACGCTGCTCGGCGGCGTGCTCGACCCCTCGATCGACCCGATCAGGCCGGACTTCACGCTGCGGCAGGTGACCTACTACCTGGCCAACTACAACCTCGTCGCCGCCCCCGTCGTGGACGAGCTGGGCCGCCTCGTCGGCGCCGTGACGGTGGACGACGTGCTGGACCACATGCTGCCCGAGGACTGGCGGGAGAGGGCCGACGACCGTGACGACTGA